agttaatttaacaacataagttaataactttatttcatttttgtttttttatgttttaaatttttttcttaatttatatctaaaaattcctctatggagtaggagttgtcatagagaaattcttttaattttttcttaaacacttgttatctgtcagacttttgatactatttggtaagtgaccaaagactttagtggcagcataagtcacccctttctgtaccaaagttagatttaatctttaatagtgaagatcatcctttctcctagtattgtagttatgcacactattacttttgaattgggtttggttgttaataacaaatttcataagagtacatatactgagaagctactgtgaatatccctagatccttaaatgtctgcaggatgatcttgggtggactccagctattattctgattacacgcttttgtgcaataaatactttattcctcagtgatgaattaccccaaaatatgccatatgcaagcaatgagtgaaaataggcgtagtaagctaatttactaagatgtttatcaccaaatcttgcaatgacccttattgcattaGTAGCTgaaaaacgtttcagcagatcaatgtgtttcttccaatataatctctcatcaatggacacaccaaacattttgaatattctaccttagctatatgcttctgattaaggtctatgtttattaatggcgtcataccatttactgtacagaactgtatgtactgtgttttatcaaaattctgtgagtccgtttacaaggaaccacttagtaactttctgaaagacattgacaattacatcagttaattcttgtttgtcaggtgtgattactatacttgtatcatccagcaaagagaactaacttcgcCTCTTCATgagtatagaatggcaagtcaatatatactaagaacaacaaaggacccaagaccgacccttgtggaaccccattcttgatatttccccagtttgaagaacgtgctgatctttgcatattatgagaactgcttattgcaactttctgcactcttgtgTGCAGGAAATTATATAGCACGCTGATGAGTTGTGACATTACATAGACAATCGTATTTATtacactgcaaatttatatttgatgttcaaACTTATTGCTATAGCGAAAAATATCTTTATGTACTTTTGCACTATACAGTGTAGATCATATAATACCCATGTCCAATGTTGATTCTGTTCAGTGTACTGAAGTTATAGCAGTTCTGTTATTACATAACTCGTTAATACAGAAGAAAAAAGtatcacaatattatgtatattattGAATGGAACTGTAAGTTTGTTTGTACTCCATTTCGTAAGTGTAAAAacaaaagatgtaaaaatacgtatCGCTTTGCTCTTGTATTTTACGCAGTATTTGTCGTCGAATGCCCACGTACAATGCTGGTACTATATAATGTACAAATACCTTACCTGTTTGTAACGCAATACACATCTTAGCTAATCAGATAGTTCACGCTTATGAACCTGTCTGTTTAAATGTAATATTGATTTATGTAGTCTCAGCCAGTAACAAGAATACCATATTAGAATTTATTGTATATAACTTTACTTCTCATTTAGACTTTTAAATTAATTTCACCGCTCTACCGATGACGTATTTCACTGTACCCATACTGTCTATAAACCATCTGTAACTTAACATATCTACTTGTACAGTGTAACATTgatactgaatatttttattacTCATGAGATGCTGCAACTACTttagttttgaataaaaattaccAGTAATGGCTGCCGATAACTTCCGGCATAAAAActaaccctcattctgccaaaggactttaaaaagagagcagaggagcggacagaggttcagggcactatctAGCCCTTGGGCTGGGGAATTGCCACTTACAagtggaagaatcagtaatgatcaacggcatagggatgcagaaggcaacggaagctACTGCTTTAAAGACAAAATGTTTATCCATAGGACAAGTAGCCTGCAGCTGAAAAAAGTGTCTCGATCATTTCTCCATTTGCAAGATtttcggactagtcccccattcggatctctgggaggggattgcTAAGGgggggaggtcaccatgagaaaaagattgaataaccaacgaaatggcAACGTTCTACGTGTTGGGGGCATGGAGTGTCAGGAGTTggaacgtagtagggaagctaggaaaTATCAAGGGAAAATGCAGTGGTTCAGTCTAGGCACAGTGGGGGTCAGTGATGTGAAAcaaaaagacaaggatttatggtcagacagATATAGTGTAatttcaacagcagaagaaaacggtataacgggagtaggttcGTTACgaacaggaaggcagggcagagagtgagttaccgtaaccagttcaggtatacatgctgacgtagcAGGATGAAGAGAGAGACTAAGTAtaagaggatattgaacaggtaatacagtacgtgaagggagatgaaaatctgatagacgTTGCAGTGGAGGAATGAAAGTTGAGGCGTATTGGTTTGCAAATGAGATTTTCCATTACAAGTAAGATGCACGGATcgaatgtggctgtaggggagcgagtagaagaaaggcttacgggagaatttggaattagaattacgaacgaCAGAAGAGGAAAAGTAATTAATTTCAACAATGAATATCAGTTAGCTGTAGCAAATaatctgttcgagaatcacaagaggttTTCGTAAATAAAACATTGTGTGTATTCGGAGAAGTTAAGAGTTTAtggaattaattatttttaaaagaaagagaGTCCAGTTTATTCATTTACAGATGCGTGAAGATCACGAGCAGCATTGAtgattttatgaatgaaaatttaaCATTACGAAGTAAAGGGAATTATCACAAAAACTTATAAAATGAATACTAAAGTATTTGGAAAGCCTAGAAACACTGTAGGATTTATTGTTCATTTCTAAAGTGATCACGAATAaaggaaaataagttactagttttTAGAATTTTTCAGTACGCCATCCAGAGGTGTCGTTGGTAGGCGTAATGACCTAAATCTTAGATTCAACTCACGTAATTACATTTTTGAAGCatgaatattattcagtctcaCATTTTGACTACTGGAGCAGAAACTAATCTATTTCAGTAGTATCTTGACTATCTTCGGAGATTGTATTGTTTGGTTTTACGGCGCAAaaaaactggggtcatacgcgcccaagtcaaaacaagAGAACACAAACACAGAAGAAGGAAACAACTATAcctcagtcccaatggacagaacagGAGACAGCTACACAAGGCACGTGTAAAAAGGGCTAAGAAgacaccatacaaaaatggaggtccaaaactaaaaactgAATGGCCGTCATTTggcttcggcggataaaaagtaaaacgcggtcgatagcccgcgcgtcattcgctaaaaaggctgataaatcagatggcaaacccaagctggaaagtaaattggtaaaaaaagggcattccagcaggaagtggcggactgttaaaatttgggcgcagtgcgtacaaagtggtggggcagcgcCACTGAGAAAattacgatggctaaaaaggcagtgcccaatacgcagccaatTTAAAACAATCTCCTCCCAGCGGGAGGGCCGAGAAGAGGTCGTCCAAGGCgccgggagaggcttaataagcctaagcttattcccgtgaagggaggaccattggcgatgccaaagggtcACCACCACCTGGCAGACAGCAACACAGATCATCCAAGGGAATAGAGGTACTctcgggctgaggtacgaggactgcagccttggcagcagcgtcagaagCCTCGTTTtctggcagactgacatgaccagggacccacagaaacatgccATTGGCTCCACCAAgactgagcaagtgacagttttcctggagtcactgcactaagggatgagcagtgtgcagcgcacatagactttgaagggctctgagtgagtcagagcagaggaCAATTGAGAAGGCTGTGTCGctagatgtactccgtggcctgatacaaggcgaacaGCTCGACTGTAAATACTGAGGTGTGTGCTGGAAGCCGATGTGGAATGACACAGATGCCAAcgatgaaggcacacccgaccccacggttagcccgagagccatcagtgtatacaaatgtactatcgctaagttccatgcgaaggacgtgaaactgaaggcgatagaccaaGGCTGGGATAGTGTACttgggaagcgaatgaaggccaaggttaacatgggccacttcacgaagGCAATGCGGTGAAGGATTCACACCCATGGGGAAAGTTGCAAGTAGTGTGGAAGTTAAGCTGCAGTATCAAGTGGCGAAAGCAGATTCCAGCAGGTAAGtgggacgagccccatactgacgatctaaggaatcatcaaaggaggcgGCATagaatgggtggccacgcatggctgacaaacggcatgcataccggCTCAGGACAAAGTCACAGCGGTAGAACAGTGgtaattcagcagcttcagcatacagactcaacgggctggtgtaaaaggcacttgtggccaaacggatgccatgatggacagtgttggggCCTCGTAAAAGGGATGGGAGTGCAAATGCACAAACAAAGCAACgttagtctagtttcgaacggacaagggaccattAAAAAAGGAGGAacgtggttcgatcggcaccccaacaAGTACCATTGAGGATACGTAGAACATTGAGGGACtgtgtacagcgggctgccaggtaagagacatgggaggaccagGAGAGTTTCCTGTCGAGCATGAGACCCTGGAATTTCTTGGTGTCAGCGAAGACAGCGccgaagacgccgctcagtgagacaggtccgtggagaattGCAATAGATGGCAAAGTCATCGACAAAAAAGGAGTTGGGGACGCCAGGCGGGAGacgggccattatagggttaatggtgaaaGCAAAGAGGATTACGATCAGAACGGAACCCTGAGTCACACCATTTTctgaataaaggtgtccgacaaggcagaacccagacccaccttgaaaactcggtctctTAATGTCCGAAGAAAACAGGGCAGACGCCCACGGAAGCCCCATAAgtaagagtatggaggataccagttctccagcagttgTCTTAGGCCTTCTAACCGTAAAACACGGCTAGTCTGGGATTTATGCATCTTCAGAGATGTGTGTATGGTTAGGCGCGATTGCCGGAGAGAGAAATTGGTTTTGTAACGTTGCTACGTGAGATACGCTCGGCTAGAATTACGAAAGCTACTGACTCATAGCACGTAACCACTGAGAATATATCACGTTTCAGTGGATTTGTCATCTATTGGCGTAATGAAGTTGCTACGTCTAAAACTGTTGGTAGCCATCAAGGGTACTCCAAGATAGTAAATCAGAGAGAGAGCAGACAAAAGGGGCAGCGTTTATGGTACCGACATTAACACTAGAGCTCTGCAAATTGCAGACGCTCTGGGCAGCTGTCACAGGGGAAAAAGTTTCGCTTCAGAGAATTTCCTGGTAACTCTTCATCGCCTGGACGCTGTTTAAAGGAATCACAGTAGAAAATGGCCAcgacggtggtggtggttgtggtggtggtgggtgaTTTTAGGTGAGGGGCGCTCAACATCATGGTCGTCAGCACCGTGAAGAGAAGCAGAAAGTTAATCTCATGGCTGTCCTCACATGCGAAACAGTTCATAACGTATAAAGCctgcctcccttccccaccaatttagggcTGAAGCctcacagttcacaaaatttcaccacactcAACACTGGAATCAAtatctgcgaggatggtgggcagatttCCATCGAGCCTGAGGGCTGCCCTGGAATCAGTCTATAGGATACACGTTGCCAAGAAGGGCTTAAAGTCGCACACCACAAAATAGCCACGAAAAGCCgcgtcttagcagaggcagcaagaCAAAGTAgctcctgagaactgcaacgtcTGTGGGTTTACACAGAGTACTACTACAGCAGTCCCCGCTCACGAAAGGACTGAGGATAGGGCCATGTGACATAAAACACTGTTGTAATAGGAGTGGAAGTGACTTTTAGCTTTCAGCTGAGCGCTGTTGCTACCAAAGCTTAAGTTGTTTAACGCGAAGTCCAGAAGCATTCCTACCTACCGAGCAGGAGAAGAGGAGGGGTCTCATTTTTGTCGGCCAGAGGCGACCTGGAGGTGCAGATCAACTAGGCAGATTGGTCGAAACCTGTTAATTGCCACTGGATTGGTGAGTCGACTGTATGAAGGGAGAATAGTACGCCGCCACTATTCCTTAAAAGCCCATATTTATGTATTCAGAGGGCACAGATTCCGTGTGGCTCGTGGGCAGCCTTGGTAAGCACCTAAATCTCTTCTTTTCTCACTtccagtgttggggggggggggggggcagcgtgctGGCACAGCTGAGGACTGAGTTTCTCTAAAAGTGGAGGTCATACAGCGAAGTACTATGCTGCGACGAACTCTTGAAATTAAAACACACAAGTCGATGCTCTCATTCTTTGAGGTTAAATTGGTTTCAATTTTAGTATTTTTCACGTATTTCCAAGTTTCGTTCAGTGGCTGGAAAGCATCGCTGGTACCGCTGGTGTGCATTTCTGCCCCCGACTCCCCTATTTTACTTGTCCATGCCTGCTTCTGGACACACTGTGTAACCGCCCTAGCCACGTCGAGCGTGGCCATCTCGTTGCTCTGCCGTATCCAACCAATCCTGTAAATGGAGAATGTGATAAGCTAACATTTGTCAtattgaaagtcgcgagctctatatcTTCttgtctcgtgttttctactgaaaatctcgtgcttgtacccttgttaactttactattagagagatcgcctaaactttattttttttaaattggtcctGTGCACAACAAATAACttcgtctttctgctgccactgcttgatctgctgcattccattatttaacaaaaacgtaaaaacctattattcatacTGAGTGCAATTGATGTTCTGTATGGCGGCCCCTGCTGCTGCGGcttctgcttactacaactacatataattcaagagaaagggtttggtcaaatccaattctctttttttaaaaaaaactattctgaaagcgattctctcTCATtcgattaacaaaacgctagaagctctttgaacaattgcTTCGTAagtaaatctgcctccagtagcattaaagcaatattactaaTTAAACTCTTGAGACGGACTGAAATGACAGTTAAatgcatagtgaaacaattccctgacaactacaaaagaaatcaatgacaaaaatcaatacttagtcTGTTCACCTAATAATTTTTTCCCTTAACAATTCAACTCCTCTCATTATCAAAATTAACGTCTGCTGCTACGCAAATACACAAACCCTTTAAATTAATAAGCACGCTGCAAATTACAAAAAATCAACTAaacaaatcctgtgtcgctgccgGCGGACatagcagtacggcagctcggtgacgacccctcgcccaacacacgtgcgcaccacagcaggcgggctcttACATTGGCTTCCAAACtaccactagttaatccgtgcgccgcgaagcgcgacaacaatatcttagattccagagcttgtgtatgcatgctgtagccaacctttacatcctaagagtaTTTGCCAACTCTCAATATTATAATCAATAGTTCAAAGTGGAACTCAGATTCTTGAGGAGTTTCAATTTCATTCTGATTTTGTATTACATCCGTAATAATGTTATTCGATTGAAGAATATCGCGAAAATAGTGTTCCTATTTTCAGATGAAGGAATAAGTAATATACAAGACTAAGGATTGCGTGAAATTTATTGCATGCTTTAAAACATCGTTTCGTAAGTAATAAAATTCTTTGAACGGTATGTCACAGTGTACAATAAAATTTGAGCGAAGTCGCTATGAAGATTTCAAAACTCAACGACGTAATTAAAACACAAACTTCAGTGTTATTGTAGAGCACAGCCAGTTTCGTTGTTTTTGCGCTGTTTCCTCTTGTCTAGGATTTACTAGCTGTATCCCTCTAGGGTCTGAAGAACTGATCTTGAGCCATTCCTCCGCTGCACGTAACTGATCACACTTAAATTTTGTGTAAGATTACCTTCCCGAAGTTCTCTCTCTTGCACAGTAGTTTCAAGCCTTCTGCAGCCTGTAACGATAACAGAAGTTTATGGGAATATTCAGCACATATATTTTCACGGGTAAAAAACTGAAGGAAGCTCACCCTTTCCATAGGTAAAATGGTGTGAATAATGGGCTTTATTTCCTGACTGCCTACTAGATCAAATACGTGACTCAATATAGCTTGCACTTTGGGCCGATTATTTTCCAAGTGGTATCCAATATCCAGCCCACTCATTAGGTAATTCCTACCAACGATACTCGCAGACCTTATATTTTTGCCATCCCATTTCGGTTTCTGTAGCGGCAATGGAATATTTATTGCACTTTTCACAGAGTTGTTTGAGCCTGAAACAATTGCAATActtacatatttttaataaatttgagATGGTATGAACACACATTCTGCTCAAATAATTTAACAAGTATGGCTGTACTGAAGCTAAATTAGGCAGTATAGTGTGCAAATACTCAttagatttaactttaaaatagCTTACCTTATTTGTCTTTCTAAACAACAAGCTCATCCGTACAGTAGCAAGGGATGAGTAATGAGTGAGAATCCTTCAGATAACTGACCAAACATCTTAGGTCAATCATTCAAGGACATTCAGTACTGAGAAATATTCTTAGCAAATAGTTGTACAAGTGAATTATTGGTTTCTCCGGCctaagctttctgcaataattgatTTTAACTGCCGCCGAGGAAGATAGCGATGTAAACATATTGCGTAAGTGTTTCTCAGTTGGTTTTCGGCATGAACAAATACAACTCAATTTCCTGAGATGTGTAACACCCCAGTCTACAGAGTGCCGTTGCAGGTGCTTCGACATGAAGCAGATACATTTCTTCAAAGGCAACGTTAGATAAAGGATGATTGTTCCCTTTGCGCTCCCAACAGGAAAACACTCATAAGTTGACTTTGCGAGTAAATGGGTACAAAGTCAGTCTGTCTCCATCCGCAGAATGTCTAAGTGACTTTCTGTCCCTTATTGATTCTTCCACTCGTGAAAGTTGCGTTGTACCGTCGTTCTTAGTCTATGCTGAACTGCCTGTGTCAATTTACAGGTCTGAGAAACGCAATACGACCATGTCTAGTGAATCAGAGGTTCAGTTTTTGAAGACAACAATAGCAGTTGGAAACGTTGACACATGACCACAATTAGCGTGGTTTtaacaactgaatgaaaacagaAGTTCCTGTTGATGTTTGGCACAACGTAACAAAAGTGGTGGAAACATTTCCTTGATATTTAACAATTACCAGTTAGATAACCTTAAGGACGTATTTTAGCTGATGCCAAGTAACTCAGCTTTTACTTCATCTTTCCTATTTAGAAATAAAGTACGACCGCTAGGTcagattttaaaatttgtattaaagGCTCACTGACATGACAGTCAGTTCTACTGAGGGGATTGTGTTCTAACCGTACTTCTGTTTTTGCGGAGATTGATAAATTTTCTGGAGGGGCTTGAGTAAGGTACAGGAACAATAAGCAGTACGCTATGACAAAAGTAGCTTTTTCTGAAGTATGGTGGCCTGTTTTGGAACATTTTTCAATCTGTTACCACATTTAGAACATGACTTCCGCTACTGAAAAGAGGAAAATTAGGTTCTAACCGGTTTTAGTGAGAAATGCCTGCTTGGGTGGTTTGATGAGCAGTAAATTTCcataaagaaataacatttttcttgcGCTTTCATTAAAGGCAGCTTGATTATTTGAAGTATCGTAATATAAAGAATTTCAAGAATGTACAGAGTACTGATCTGTGTGTCGACGGCAATTGAATATGCTGTTATATATTCTCATTTGAAGGGTTGCACTACCGCACAAATCTAAGCAAAATTGGGTGGCGCTTACGCAGACTCTGCATCATCATGGAAGaatatttacttttggattaatgaattggaacgtggtcggacaagcaccgaatACAAACCGTGCTTTGGCCGTTTAATTGAGGTCACCGTAAAGGTAATCACGGTCAGAATCCATGATAGTGCAAGACCGCCGAATGAAAATTCATGAGATTGCTGAGAGTAAACATTTGAAATGAGCGAGTGCGTAAATCCTGCACGGAGgaatggctatgaagaagctgtgtgcatgGTTGGCACCACGATTGCTCACAGTAAACCAGAAACGCATCCGGTATAACATTTCAACAAAATGTCTGGCGATGTGCCAGATGGTTGCTGTAACTAATCTATAGCGCGAAGTCCAGAGAGGAACGGCAGAAAATCACCCACGCCACCCTGGGATGCAGTGTCAGTCAGAGGTTTTAGTCTGGCGTTGTCTAATAGCAATCTACAAGACTTCTAGCGCCAGTTTGTGACATGATGAAATCTCTGTCCGTTACACACACCAGACTCAAAACAGCACTCAAAACAACGACACTCAATACAATTAAAGTCCTGTGAAGAGCACCGAAGgaggcgaagaccattttgtcagttgATAAGGGGATGGCCAAATTTTTTGGGGAATCGTAAAGAATAATCCTCAGATTGCTTGGAAAAAGGCACAACCATAACTGGACTATTGTGCTTCATTTCCGGATCGTCTGAAACGTGTGTTGGTTGAAAGAGACCAAGGTTGGCATGTAAAGAAGTGCTCTTTCactaggataatgcaccatcccatgcaTCGGTGATATCAATGGCAGAAGagcatgaattgggctttgaattagttcctcatccaccctgttcaCCAGACTGAACTCCAGGTGGCTGCTTTCTGTTCCCTAACTTGATACTTTGGCATCTAATGAAGTGATAGtttcagtcaacgagtattttgcagtttGACAGACTATTTTTCCGATGGGAAGAAAAAGTTGGAGGATCGCTGGAAGATGTGCATATACCTTTATGGAGAATATATCGAGAAGttagttgtttacgaaacaatttTTTCTTGCCTTTACCAGACGAACAACCCTTGTGCGTCTGACCTTTACCTTCTGTTATAGGTTCATCATTTAGCAAGGTAGAAATAATGTTGGTCACCCACCAATGTTAATCAGTCTTCCAAAAGGTTTAAGCAAATAGAGGCACTCTTCGATATCTGAGCCACCTTTGCTGTTTATGACAATATCTGCGCCTCTCGGGAAGAGTATCTTCATCATGAAACTCTGGCCGAAGCGGAAGACGTGGTTGATCCCCAGGGACAGCAGACTCTCATGCTTTGACTCTGAAGCGGTCCCCATAACAGTCACGTTTGGGACTGTACGAGCGAGCTGGACCACGGACGTGCCAACACCACCTGGAACGAGAAATAAGAGAACTGTTTGTACAAGAAAGTACGAGTCGAagtttatttctatagtttagaaATTCCTTAGTCTATTACGCATAGTGagacaaaacaaaaaatgacaCCACGTAGGAATTATCTTAATAATGATACAAATGCGTCGGAAATAGGTCGATGTGATGTTCATGCACGAACAAATGATGTTTCTGAAgaactggacgatttattcaagacagagaatttcacaaattgagcaacgcGTTGGCCCacatttggcccttatgcaagtagttattcggctccGTATTGATTGATACACTTGTTAAATGTCTTCCTACGGAATATCTTGCCCAATTCTGTCCAAATGGTGGGTTAGATCGTCACTattcccgagctgattggagggcgcTGCCCACAACGCTCCGAAGcttttcaattggggagagctcCGGCGACGTTGCAATCAAGTTAGGGTATGACAAGCACGAATAtaagcactagaaactctcgccgtgtgcgggcggccattatcctgctgaaatgtaagttcaggGTGACTGACCATGAAGGACAactaaatggggcgtagaatacatcggactaccactgtgctgtaagggtgccacgaatAACAATCAAAACGGTCCTACTATGAGAAGAATTGGCATCCC
This genomic stretch from Schistocerca cancellata isolate TAMUIC-IGC-003103 chromosome 5, iqSchCanc2.1, whole genome shotgun sequence harbors:
- the LOC126188893 gene encoding synaptic vesicle membrane protein VAT-1 homolog, with the translated sequence MQYTAPTVTPGPSTGFSSTTVVLYGHGDFDKVAVEDTPAPTKLEDDHIELAAFYHGLNFTDNYLRLGIIRNKDFPVVMGSECTGIIARIGANVHDLLEGDRVLCLRMHAGLFQRSLHIPRKYCYRLDDHISLRNGLALGLNFVVAHTCLFELGRLKPGQVVFMTSVGGGVGTSVVQLARTVPNVTVMGTASESKHESLLSLGINHVFRFGQSFMMKILFPRGADIVINSKGGSDIEECLYLLKPFGRLINIGSNNSVKSAINIPLPLQKPKWDGKNIRSASIVGRNYLMSGLDIGYHLENNRPKVQAILSHVFDLVGSQEIKPIIHTILPMERAAEGLKLLCKRENFGKVILHKI